One window of the Fusobacterium russii ATCC 25533 genome contains the following:
- a CDS encoding MotA/TolQ/ExbB proton channel family protein: protein MDILRAGGILMYVILFFGVLGLYAILERFFYFMLKERNNYTKLPSEVKLLLNKGEIKEAIVFLNNNKSSTSNVLKEILIYGYKENKESLSSLEEKGKEKAIEQIKQLERNMWLISMVAHTSPLLGLLGTVTGMIKAFQSISIHGTGDAGILALGISEALYTTAGGLMVAIPSMIIYNYFNKKIDLIVSDIEKTCTELLNSFRD, encoded by the coding sequence ATGGACATATTAAGAGCTGGCGGAATATTGATGTATGTAATCCTATTTTTTGGCGTATTAGGTCTATATGCTATATTGGAGAGATTTTTTTATTTTATGTTAAAAGAGAGAAATAATTACACAAAGCTACCCTCAGAAGTAAAGTTATTGCTAAATAAGGGAGAGATAAAGGAAGCTATTGTATTTTTGAATAATAATAAGTCTTCGACTTCCAATGTCTTAAAAGAAATATTAATCTATGGATATAAAGAGAATAAGGAAAGTTTATCTTCACTTGAAGAAAAAGGAAAAGAAAAGGCAATAGAGCAGATAAAACAATTGGAAAGGAATATGTGGCTTATTTCTATGGTAGCACATACAAGCCCTCTATTGGGGCTTTTGGGGACAGTTACAGGAATGATAAAAGCCTTTCAATCAATATCAATTCATGGAACAGGTGATGCAGGAATTCTAGCTCTGGGGATATCAGAAGCTCTTTATACAACGGCAGGGGGGCTTATGGTAGCTATACCATCTATGATAATTTATAATTATTTTAATAAAAAAATTGACTTAATTGTGAGTGATATAGAAAAAACATGTACAGAATTGTTAAATAGTTTCAGAGATTAG
- a CDS encoding ExbD/TolR family protein encodes MKLERIKRRSSGSLILEMTPLIDVVFLLLIFFMLATTFDESTAFKIELPKTTVKKSLKSIKEIQILIDKEKNIYLKYNLNSKINQEKINEKNFVSILTEKLKESENRSVIISADKSIDYGYVVELMGLIKESGAEAINIDTVIKR; translated from the coding sequence ATGAAATTAGAAAGAATAAAGAGAAGAAGCAGTGGCAGTCTGATACTGGAAATGACACCACTTATAGATGTGGTATTTCTTTTACTTATATTTTTTATGCTTGCTACAACCTTTGATGAAAGTACAGCATTCAAAATAGAATTGCCAAAAACAACTGTAAAAAAATCACTTAAATCAATAAAAGAAATACAGATTCTAATAGATAAAGAAAAAAATATATATTTAAAATATAATTTGAATTCTAAGATAAATCAAGAGAAAATAAATGAGAAAAATTTTGTTTCTATTTTAACTGAAAAGTTGAAGGAATCTGAAAATAGATCTGTCATAATCTCAGCAGATAAGTCAATAGACTATGGATATGTTGTGGAGCTAATGGGACTTATTAAAGAATCAGGGGCGGAAGCAATAAATATAGACACAGTTATAAAAAGATAG
- a CDS encoding TonB family protein produces MTVKKIDVVSWLLSIIINLIILFILAYKPFLNIDDTQAIKVGLVSLDTKETTSLKSEANQDAFEKNLEAKTVEEKKEIKEEKKEVKTENKEEPKKIEEVKEKNSRPEKIVEKVEEPKKEKPSLKDLKKSIAESKPNSKDLIQKNQGFSPSAGEFENIDRKINVSSDSNGLVSGDISGTSNGDEIFILWSKNNKNPSFPDRAKIQGKTGNMLIKIEVDQAGTILSYSIEKGSGVPEIDLAVEKVIGGWNLKIKKNNKIVAGVFKLDYEFDFE; encoded by the coding sequence ATGACAGTGAAAAAAATAGATGTAGTGTCATGGCTATTGTCAATCATCATAAATTTGATAATACTTTTTATTTTAGCCTATAAACCTTTTCTAAATATTGACGACACACAGGCAATAAAAGTGGGCTTGGTTTCTTTGGACACCAAAGAAACTACAAGTCTTAAAAGTGAGGCGAATCAAGATGCTTTTGAGAAGAATTTAGAGGCAAAAACCGTAGAAGAAAAAAAGGAAATTAAAGAAGAAAAAAAAGAGGTAAAAACAGAAAATAAAGAAGAGCCAAAAAAAATAGAAGAAGTAAAAGAAAAGAATAGCAGGCCGGAAAAAATTGTGGAAAAAGTAGAGGAGCCTAAAAAAGAAAAACCATCTTTAAAGGATCTAAAAAAATCTATTGCAGAATCAAAACCTAATTCAAAAGACTTAATTCAAAAAAATCAAGGATTCAGTCCTAGTGCTGGAGAATTTGAGAATATAGATAGAAAGATAAATGTAAGTAGCGATTCCAATGGATTGGTTTCTGGAGATATAAGCGGGACTTCAAATGGCGATGAAATATTTATATTGTGGTCAAAAAATAATAAAAATCCAAGTTTTCCGGATAGGGCTAAGATTCAAGGAAAAACAGGGAATATGCTTATTAAAATTGAAGTTGATCAGGCAGGAACGATACTTTCATATTCCATAGAAAAGGGCAGTGGAGTTCCGGAAATAGATTTAGCAGTAGAAAAAGTTATAGGTGGCTGGAATTTAAAAATAAAAAAGAATAATAAGATTGTAGCTGGGGTTTTTAAATTAGATTATGAATTTGATTTTGAATAA
- a CDS encoding sigma-54-dependent transcriptional regulator has protein sequence MLLLGLRLDNELKLEFENNFENELTFVDNVVDFMDAIKTKKYEVVLIDEKNSKEDVLINLISKVIEFQKKVVVIVLGETSNLKIIAGSIKAGAYDYILKPETAENIVKIVEKSFKDYKVMAERVDKTKSTGQKLIGRTKNMINLYKIIGKVANNGVPILVTGERGTGKTSVASAIHQFSYSHDKPLISVNCNSYRSGLLERKLFGYEKGSFEGAVFSQFGELEKAEGGILHLANIESLSLDMQSKILFLLEENKFFRLGGAEPINAFVRIIASTSVNLEDLISRGLFIDELYRKLKVLEINIPNLRDRKEDIPFIIDHYIAECNLELNKNVKGISKAALKKIMRYDWPGNVNELKNAIKSAVTMCRGGSILIEDLPPNVMGEKALGFKDKDENISLENLIRNEIMQLKASKKKGDYYFEIISKVEKELIKQILEMTNGKKVETAEILGITRNTLRTKMNNYDLE, from the coding sequence ATGCTGTTACTGGGGCTTAGATTAGATAACGAGTTAAAACTTGAATTTGAAAATAATTTTGAAAATGAATTAACATTTGTAGATAATGTTGTAGACTTTATGGATGCAATAAAAACTAAAAAATATGAAGTTGTGTTGATAGATGAGAAGAATTCAAAAGAAGATGTTTTAATAAATTTAATATCAAAAGTTATTGAATTTCAAAAGAAAGTTGTAGTAATAGTACTAGGAGAAACCTCAAATTTAAAAATTATAGCCGGTAGTATAAAAGCTGGAGCATACGATTATATACTAAAGCCTGAAACAGCTGAAAATATTGTAAAGATTGTTGAAAAATCTTTTAAGGACTATAAAGTTATGGCAGAAAGAGTGGATAAGACTAAGAGCACAGGTCAAAAACTTATAGGACGAACAAAAAATATGATAAATCTATATAAAATTATTGGAAAAGTTGCAAATAATGGTGTTCCTATCTTAGTAACAGGAGAAAGAGGGACAGGAAAAACAAGTGTTGCCTCAGCCATTCATCAATTTAGTTATTCTCATGATAAACCGCTTATAAGTGTAAACTGTAATTCATATAGATCCGGACTTTTAGAAAGAAAATTATTTGGATATGAAAAAGGTTCTTTTGAAGGAGCGGTATTCAGTCAGTTTGGTGAATTAGAAAAGGCAGAAGGAGGAATACTTCATCTTGCTAATATAGAATCATTAAGTTTGGATATGCAATCTAAAATATTGTTTTTATTGGAAGAAAATAAATTTTTTCGACTTGGAGGAGCAGAGCCAATAAATGCCTTTGTCAGAATTATAGCAAGTACAAGTGTAAACTTGGAAGACTTAATCAGCAGAGGTTTATTTATAGATGAGTTATACAGAAAACTTAAAGTTTTAGAAATTAATATACCTAATCTTAGAGATAGAAAGGAAGACATACCTTTTATTATTGATCACTATATAGCGGAATGTAATTTGGAACTTAATAAAAATGTAAAAGGTATAAGCAAAGCAGCATTAAAAAAGATTATGAGATATGATTGGCCGGGAAATGTTAACGAGCTAAAGAATGCAATAAAATCAGCTGTAACAATGTGTAGAGGAGGAAGTATATTAATTGAAGACCTACCTCCCAATGTAATGGGTGAAAAGGCTTTAGGCTTTAAAGATAAAGATGAGAATATATCTCTTGAGAACTTGATAAGAAATGAAATAATGCAGTTAAAAGCTTCTAAAAAGAAGGGAGATTACTACTTTGAAATTATCTCAAAAGTTGAAAAAGAACTTATAAAGCAAATTTTAGAGATGACAAATGGGAAAAAAGTTGAAACAGCTGAAATTTTAGGTATAACAAGAAATACACTTAGAACAAAAATGAATAATTATGATTTGGAGTAG